In Solanum pennellii chromosome 3, SPENNV200, a single window of DNA contains:
- the LOC107012299 gene encoding WD repeat-containing protein WRAP73, whose translation MEFTEAYKQTGSYAFSPNARFLAVAVDYRLVIRDVLSLKVVQLFSCLDKITYIEWAPDSEYILCGLYKKPMIQAWSLTQPEWTCKIDEGPAGVAYARWSPDSRHILTTSDFQLRLTVWSLVNTACIHVQWPKHGSKGVSFTKDGKFAAICTRRDCKDYVNLLSCHTWEIMGVFAVDTLDLADVQWSADDSAIVIWDSPLEYKVLIYSPDGRCLAKYQAYESGLGVKSVSWSPCSQFLAVGSYDQMLRVLNHLTWKVFAEFVHPSAVRGPCCAAIFKEVDEELDMSELSLGDDFVQYSSDNASEAHIQVRYNVLEVPINLPSQKPPADKPNPKQGISLMSWSSDSQYICTRNDSMPTVLWIWDINHLELAAILVQKDPIRAAAWDPTFPRLVLCTGSSHIYMWTPSGAYCINVPLPQFAVIDLKWNSDGSCLFLKDKESFCCASPEILQESSDYSSDD comes from the exons ATGGAGTTTACAGAAGCTTACAAGCAAACTGGTTCTTATGCTTTCTCACCAAATGCTCGATTTCTCGCTGTCGCTGTCGATTATCGTCTCGTGATTCGTGATGTTCTCTCACTCAAG GTGGTGCAACTGTTTTCGTGTCTGGACAAGATTACATACATTGAATGGGCCCCTGATTCCGAATATATACTTTGTGGTCTTTACAAGAAACCTATGATACAAGCATGGTCTTTGACACAACCTGAGTGGACGTGTAAAATAGATGAAGGTCCTGCAGGAGTTGCTTATGCTAGGTGGAGTCCAGACAGTCGTCACATACTCACCACATCTGACTTTCAATTACGGTTAACTGTTTGGTCGCTGGTTAACACCGCATGCATACATGTTCAGTGGCCAAAACATGGGTCTAAGGGGGTATCATTTACCAAGGATGGAAAGTTTGCTGCTATTTGCACCAGACGTGATTGCAAGGATTATGTTAATCTGCTATCTTGTCATACATGGGAGATAATGGGTGTTTTTGCTGTCGATACATTAGATTTGGCTGATGTTCAGTGGTCTGCAGATGACAGTGCTATAGTCATCTGGGATTCTCCTCTTGAGTACAAG GTTTTGATCTATTCTCCAGATGGGAGGTGCCTGGCTAAGTATCAAGCATATGAGAGTGGACTAGGAGTAAAAAGTGTTTCATGGTCACCTTGCAGCCAGTTTTTAGCAGTGGGAAGCTATGACCAGATGTTAAGGGTTTTGAATCACCTGACGTGGAAAGTATTTGCAGAATTTGTGCACCCGTCTGCTGTTAGAGGTCCTTGTTGTGCTGCTATTTTCAAG GAAGTGGATGAGGAACTTGATATGTCAGAATTATCACTAGGAGATGATTTTGTCCAGTACAGTAGTG ATAATGCTTCCGAGGCACATATTCAAGTCAGATACAATGTTTTGGAGGTACCTATTAATCTCCCTTCTCAGAAACCACCTGCAGATAAGCCAAATCCCAAGCAAGGAATCA GCCTGATGTCATGGAGCAGTGATAGTCAATATATTTGCACtcgcaatgatagcatgcctaCTGTACTATGGATATGGGACATAAACCATCTTGAGCTAGCTGCCATCTTAGTTCAAAAAGATCCCATCCGAGCTGCAGCCTGGGATCCCACATTTCCACGTTTGGTTTTATGTACTGGAAGCTCCCACATATACATGTGGACACCTTCAGGTGCTTATTGCATAAATGTTCCATTGCCTCAATTTGCGGTAATTGATCTGAAATGGAACTCCGATGGGAGCTGTCTTTTTCTCAAAGACAAGGAGTCATTCTGCTGTGCTTCTCCGGAGATACTGCAAGAATCCAGTGATTATAGCTCTGATGATTGA